A single genomic interval of Electrophorus electricus isolate fEleEle1 chromosome 4, fEleEle1.pri, whole genome shotgun sequence harbors:
- the LOC113590646 gene encoding tubulin alpha chain-like isoform X2, translating into MISETGAGKYVPRAVFIDLEPTVVDEIRNGHYRQLYHPEQLISGKEDAANNYARGHYTIGKEIVDSVLDRMRKMADQCTGLQGFLIFHSFGGGTGSGFTSLLMERLSVDYGKKSKLEFSIYPAPQVSTAVVEPYNSILTTHTTLEHSDCSFMVDNEAIFDICKRNLDIERPSYNNLNRLIAQIVSSITASLRFDGALNVDLTEFQTNLVPYPRIHFPLVTYSPIISAEKAYHEQLSVAEISNACFEPANQMVKCDPRRGKYMACCLLYRGDVVPKDVNAAIASIKTRRSIQFVDWCPTGFKVGINYQPPTVVPGGDLAKVQRAVCMLSNTTAIAEAWSRLDHKFDLMYAKRAFVHWYVGEGMEEGEFSEAREDMAALEKDYEEVGADSAEAYEEEEDEY; encoded by the exons ATGATCAG TGAAACCGGAGCTGGGAAGTATGTACCCCGAGCTGTCTTTATAGACCTGGAGCCAACAGTTGTAG ATGAGATCCGCAATGGACATTATCGCCAGCTTTACCACCCAGAGCAGCTGATCAGTGGCAAAGAGGATGCTGCCAATAACTATGCCCGTGGCCACTACACTATCGGCAAGGAGATTGTTGACTCTGTGCTTGATCGAATGCGGAAAATG GCTGACCAGTGTACAGGTCTACAGGGATTCCTGATCTTCCACAGCTTTGGTGGTGGAACTGGATCTGGGTTTACCTCTTTGTTGATGGAGCGTCTGTCTGTTGATTATGGCAAAAAGTCCAAGCTGGAGTTTTCAATCTACCCTGCTCCCCAGGTTTCCACTGCAGTGGTAGAACCCTACAACTCCATCTTgaccactcacaccacacttGAGCACTCGGACTGCTCCTTCATGGTTGACAATGAGGCCATCTTTGACATCTGCAAGCGCAATCTAGATATAGAACGTCCCTCCTACAATAACCTCAACAGACTCATCGCACAGATTGTGTCTTCGATCACGGCTTCTTTACGCTTTGATGGCGCTCTTAATGTGGATCTCACAGAATTCCAGACCAACCTGGTTCCATACCCTCGCATCCACTTTCCCTTGGTTACCTACTCCCCCATTATTTCGGCCGAAAAGGCTTATCATGAGCAGCTGTCTGTAGCGGAGATCTCCAATGCTTGTTTTGAGCCAGCCAACCAGATGGTGAAATGTGACCCTCGCCGTGGCAAGTACATGGCCTGTTGCTTGCTCTATCGTGGTGACGTGGTGCCCAAAGATGTCAATGCTGCCATCGCCAGCATCAAGACCCGTCGCTCCATCCAGTTTGTGGACTGGTGCCCCACAGGCTTCAAGGTGGGGATCAACTACCAGCCCCCCACGGTGGTTCCAGGAGGGGACCTGGCAAAGGTGCAGAGGGCCGTGTGCATGCTGAGCAACACCACGGCCATCGCAGAAGCCTGGAGTCGCCTGGATCACAAGTTTGACCTGATGTATGCCAAGCGCGCCTTTGTGCACTGGTATGTGGGTGAAGggatggaggaaggagagtTCTCTGAGGCCAGAGAGGACATGGCTGCCTTGGAGAAGGACTACGAGGAGGTTGGAGCAGATTCTGCTGAAGCttatgaggaagaggaagacgaaTACTAG
- the LOC113590646 gene encoding tubulin alpha chain-like isoform X1, with protein sequence MRECISVHIGQAGVQMGNSCWELYCLEHGIQPDGMITSGSTSLADSSFGTFFSETGAGKYVPRAVFIDLEPTVVDEIRNGHYRQLYHPEQLISGKEDAANNYARGHYTIGKEIVDSVLDRMRKMADQCTGLQGFLIFHSFGGGTGSGFTSLLMERLSVDYGKKSKLEFSIYPAPQVSTAVVEPYNSILTTHTTLEHSDCSFMVDNEAIFDICKRNLDIERPSYNNLNRLIAQIVSSITASLRFDGALNVDLTEFQTNLVPYPRIHFPLVTYSPIISAEKAYHEQLSVAEISNACFEPANQMVKCDPRRGKYMACCLLYRGDVVPKDVNAAIASIKTRRSIQFVDWCPTGFKVGINYQPPTVVPGGDLAKVQRAVCMLSNTTAIAEAWSRLDHKFDLMYAKRAFVHWYVGEGMEEGEFSEAREDMAALEKDYEEVGADSAEAYEEEEDEY encoded by the exons ATG AGGGAGTGCATCTCTGTACACATAGGCCAAGCAGGTGTACAGATGGGCAACTCCTGCTGGGAGTTGTATTGTCTGGAGCATGGCATCCAACCTGATGGCATGATCACCTCTGGCAGCACTTCCTTGGCTGATTCCTCTTTTGGCACTTTCTTCAGTGAAACCGGAGCTGGGAAGTATGTACCCCGAGCTGTCTTTATAGACCTGGAGCCAACAGTTGTAG ATGAGATCCGCAATGGACATTATCGCCAGCTTTACCACCCAGAGCAGCTGATCAGTGGCAAAGAGGATGCTGCCAATAACTATGCCCGTGGCCACTACACTATCGGCAAGGAGATTGTTGACTCTGTGCTTGATCGAATGCGGAAAATG GCTGACCAGTGTACAGGTCTACAGGGATTCCTGATCTTCCACAGCTTTGGTGGTGGAACTGGATCTGGGTTTACCTCTTTGTTGATGGAGCGTCTGTCTGTTGATTATGGCAAAAAGTCCAAGCTGGAGTTTTCAATCTACCCTGCTCCCCAGGTTTCCACTGCAGTGGTAGAACCCTACAACTCCATCTTgaccactcacaccacacttGAGCACTCGGACTGCTCCTTCATGGTTGACAATGAGGCCATCTTTGACATCTGCAAGCGCAATCTAGATATAGAACGTCCCTCCTACAATAACCTCAACAGACTCATCGCACAGATTGTGTCTTCGATCACGGCTTCTTTACGCTTTGATGGCGCTCTTAATGTGGATCTCACAGAATTCCAGACCAACCTGGTTCCATACCCTCGCATCCACTTTCCCTTGGTTACCTACTCCCCCATTATTTCGGCCGAAAAGGCTTATCATGAGCAGCTGTCTGTAGCGGAGATCTCCAATGCTTGTTTTGAGCCAGCCAACCAGATGGTGAAATGTGACCCTCGCCGTGGCAAGTACATGGCCTGTTGCTTGCTCTATCGTGGTGACGTGGTGCCCAAAGATGTCAATGCTGCCATCGCCAGCATCAAGACCCGTCGCTCCATCCAGTTTGTGGACTGGTGCCCCACAGGCTTCAAGGTGGGGATCAACTACCAGCCCCCCACGGTGGTTCCAGGAGGGGACCTGGCAAAGGTGCAGAGGGCCGTGTGCATGCTGAGCAACACCACGGCCATCGCAGAAGCCTGGAGTCGCCTGGATCACAAGTTTGACCTGATGTATGCCAAGCGCGCCTTTGTGCACTGGTATGTGGGTGAAGggatggaggaaggagagtTCTCTGAGGCCAGAGAGGACATGGCTGCCTTGGAGAAGGACTACGAGGAGGTTGGAGCAGATTCTGCTGAAGCttatgaggaagaggaagacgaaTACTAG
- the LOC113590646 gene encoding tubulin alpha-8 chain-like isoform X3 yields MGNSCWELYCLEHGIQPDGMITSGSTSLADSSFGTFFSETGAGKYVPRAVFIDLEPTVVDEIRNGHYRQLYHPEQLISGKEDAANNYARGHYTIGKEIVDSVLDRMRKMADQCTGLQGFLIFHSFGGGTGSGFTSLLMERLSVDYGKKSKLEFSIYPAPQVSTAVVEPYNSILTTHTTLEHSDCSFMVDNEAIFDICKRNLDIERPSYNNLNRLIAQIVSSITASLRFDGALNVDLTEFQTNLVPYPRIHFPLVTYSPIISAEKAYHEQLSVAEISNACFEPANQMVKCDPRRGKYMACCLLYRGDVVPKDVNAAIASIKTRRSIQFVDWCPTGFKVGINYQPPTVVPGGDLAKVQRAVCMLSNTTAIAEAWSRLDHKFDLMYAKRAFVHWYVGEGMEEGEFSEAREDMAALEKDYEEVGADSAEAYEEEEDEY; encoded by the exons ATGGGCAACTCCTGCTGGGAGTTGTATTGTCTGGAGCATGGCATCCAACCTGATGGCATGATCACCTCTGGCAGCACTTCCTTGGCTGATTCCTCTTTTGGCACTTTCTTCAGTGAAACCGGAGCTGGGAAGTATGTACCCCGAGCTGTCTTTATAGACCTGGAGCCAACAGTTGTAG ATGAGATCCGCAATGGACATTATCGCCAGCTTTACCACCCAGAGCAGCTGATCAGTGGCAAAGAGGATGCTGCCAATAACTATGCCCGTGGCCACTACACTATCGGCAAGGAGATTGTTGACTCTGTGCTTGATCGAATGCGGAAAATG GCTGACCAGTGTACAGGTCTACAGGGATTCCTGATCTTCCACAGCTTTGGTGGTGGAACTGGATCTGGGTTTACCTCTTTGTTGATGGAGCGTCTGTCTGTTGATTATGGCAAAAAGTCCAAGCTGGAGTTTTCAATCTACCCTGCTCCCCAGGTTTCCACTGCAGTGGTAGAACCCTACAACTCCATCTTgaccactcacaccacacttGAGCACTCGGACTGCTCCTTCATGGTTGACAATGAGGCCATCTTTGACATCTGCAAGCGCAATCTAGATATAGAACGTCCCTCCTACAATAACCTCAACAGACTCATCGCACAGATTGTGTCTTCGATCACGGCTTCTTTACGCTTTGATGGCGCTCTTAATGTGGATCTCACAGAATTCCAGACCAACCTGGTTCCATACCCTCGCATCCACTTTCCCTTGGTTACCTACTCCCCCATTATTTCGGCCGAAAAGGCTTATCATGAGCAGCTGTCTGTAGCGGAGATCTCCAATGCTTGTTTTGAGCCAGCCAACCAGATGGTGAAATGTGACCCTCGCCGTGGCAAGTACATGGCCTGTTGCTTGCTCTATCGTGGTGACGTGGTGCCCAAAGATGTCAATGCTGCCATCGCCAGCATCAAGACCCGTCGCTCCATCCAGTTTGTGGACTGGTGCCCCACAGGCTTCAAGGTGGGGATCAACTACCAGCCCCCCACGGTGGTTCCAGGAGGGGACCTGGCAAAGGTGCAGAGGGCCGTGTGCATGCTGAGCAACACCACGGCCATCGCAGAAGCCTGGAGTCGCCTGGATCACAAGTTTGACCTGATGTATGCCAAGCGCGCCTTTGTGCACTGGTATGTGGGTGAAGggatggaggaaggagagtTCTCTGAGGCCAGAGAGGACATGGCTGCCTTGGAGAAGGACTACGAGGAGGTTGGAGCAGATTCTGCTGAAGCttatgaggaagaggaagacgaaTACTAG
- the LOC113590646 gene encoding tubulin alpha chain-like isoform X4: MRKMADQCTGLQGFLIFHSFGGGTGSGFTSLLMERLSVDYGKKSKLEFSIYPAPQVSTAVVEPYNSILTTHTTLEHSDCSFMVDNEAIFDICKRNLDIERPSYNNLNRLIAQIVSSITASLRFDGALNVDLTEFQTNLVPYPRIHFPLVTYSPIISAEKAYHEQLSVAEISNACFEPANQMVKCDPRRGKYMACCLLYRGDVVPKDVNAAIASIKTRRSIQFVDWCPTGFKVGINYQPPTVVPGGDLAKVQRAVCMLSNTTAIAEAWSRLDHKFDLMYAKRAFVHWYVGEGMEEGEFSEAREDMAALEKDYEEVGADSAEAYEEEEDEY, from the exons ATGCGGAAAATG GCTGACCAGTGTACAGGTCTACAGGGATTCCTGATCTTCCACAGCTTTGGTGGTGGAACTGGATCTGGGTTTACCTCTTTGTTGATGGAGCGTCTGTCTGTTGATTATGGCAAAAAGTCCAAGCTGGAGTTTTCAATCTACCCTGCTCCCCAGGTTTCCACTGCAGTGGTAGAACCCTACAACTCCATCTTgaccactcacaccacacttGAGCACTCGGACTGCTCCTTCATGGTTGACAATGAGGCCATCTTTGACATCTGCAAGCGCAATCTAGATATAGAACGTCCCTCCTACAATAACCTCAACAGACTCATCGCACAGATTGTGTCTTCGATCACGGCTTCTTTACGCTTTGATGGCGCTCTTAATGTGGATCTCACAGAATTCCAGACCAACCTGGTTCCATACCCTCGCATCCACTTTCCCTTGGTTACCTACTCCCCCATTATTTCGGCCGAAAAGGCTTATCATGAGCAGCTGTCTGTAGCGGAGATCTCCAATGCTTGTTTTGAGCCAGCCAACCAGATGGTGAAATGTGACCCTCGCCGTGGCAAGTACATGGCCTGTTGCTTGCTCTATCGTGGTGACGTGGTGCCCAAAGATGTCAATGCTGCCATCGCCAGCATCAAGACCCGTCGCTCCATCCAGTTTGTGGACTGGTGCCCCACAGGCTTCAAGGTGGGGATCAACTACCAGCCCCCCACGGTGGTTCCAGGAGGGGACCTGGCAAAGGTGCAGAGGGCCGTGTGCATGCTGAGCAACACCACGGCCATCGCAGAAGCCTGGAGTCGCCTGGATCACAAGTTTGACCTGATGTATGCCAAGCGCGCCTTTGTGCACTGGTATGTGGGTGAAGggatggaggaaggagagtTCTCTGAGGCCAGAGAGGACATGGCTGCCTTGGAGAAGGACTACGAGGAGGTTGGAGCAGATTCTGCTGAAGCttatgaggaagaggaagacgaaTACTAG
- the LOC113590654 gene encoding tubulin alpha chain-like isoform X2: MISETGAGKYVPRAVFIDLEPTVVDEIRNGHYRQLYHPEQLISGKEDAANNYARGHYTIGKEIVDSVLDRMRKMADQCTGLQGFLIFHSFGGGTGSGFTSLLMERLSVDYGKKSKLEFSIYPAPQVSTAVVEPYNSILTTHTTLEHSDCSFMVDNEAIFDICKRNLDIERPSYNNLNRLIAQIVSSITASLRFDGALNVDLTEFQTNLVPYPRIHFPLVTYSPIISAEKAYHEQLSVAEISNACFEPANQMVKCDPRRGKYMACCLLYRGDVVPKDVNAAIASIKTRRSIQFVDWCPTGFKVGINYQPPTVVPGGDLAKVQRAVCMLSNTTAIAEAWSRLDHKFDLMYAKRAFVHWYVGEGMEEGEFSEAREDMAALEKDYEEVGADSAEAYEEEEDEY; encoded by the exons ATGATCAG TGAAACCGGAGCTGGGAAGTATGTACCCCGAGCTGTCTTTATAGACCTGGAGCCAACAGTTGTAG ATGAGATCCGCAATGGACATTATCGCCAGCTTTACCACCCAGAGCAGCTGATCAGTGGCAAAGAGGATGCTGCCAATAACTATGCCCGTGGCCACTACACTATCGGCAAGGAGATTGTTGACTCTGTGCTTGATCGAATGCGGAAAATG GCTGACCAGTGTACAGGCCTACAGGGATTCCTGATCTTCCACAGCTTTGGTGGTGGAACTGGATCTGGGTTTACCTCTTTGTTGATGGAGCGTCTGTCTGTTGATTATGGCAAAAAGTCCAAGCTGGAGTTTTCAATCTACCCTGCTCCCCAGGTTTCCACTGCAGTGGTAGAACCCTACAACTCCATCTTgaccactcacaccacacttGAGCACTCGGACTGCTCCTTCATGGTTGACAATGAGGCCATCTTTGACATCTGCAAGCGCAATCTAGATATAGAACGTCCCTCCTACAATAACCTCAACAGACTCATCGCACAGATTGTGTCTTCGATCACGGCTTCTTTACGCTTTGATGGCGCTCTTAATGTGGATCTCACAGAATTCCAGACCAACCTGGTTCCATACCCTCGCATCCACTTTCCCTTGGTTACCTACTCCCCCATTATTTCGGCCGAAAAGGCTTATCATGAGCAGCTGTCTGTAGCGGAGATCTCCAATGCTTGTTTTGAGCCAGCCAACCAGATGGTGAAATGTGACCCTCGCCGTGGCAAGTACATGGCCTGTTGCTTGCTCTATCGTGGTGACGTGGTGCCCAAAGATGTCAATGCTGCCATCGCCAGCATCAAGACCCGTCGCTCCATCCAGTTTGTGGACTGGTGCCCCACAGGCTTCAAGGTGGGGATCAACTACCAGCCCCCCACGGTGGTTCCAGGAGGGGACCTGGCAAAGGTGCAGAGGGCCGTGTGCATGCTGAGCAACACCACGGCCATCGCAGAAGCCTGGAGTCGCCTGGATCACAAGTTTGACCTGATGTATGCCAAGCGCGCCTTTGTGCACTGGTATGTGGGTGAAGggatggaggaaggagagtTCTCTGAGGCCAGAGAGGACATGGCTGCCTTGGAGAAGGACTACGAGGAGGTTGGAGCAGATTCTGCTGAAGCttatgaggaagaggaagacgaaTACTAG
- the LOC113590654 gene encoding tubulin alpha chain-like isoform X1: protein MRECISVHIGQAGVQMGNSCWELYCLEHGIQPDGMITSGSTSLADSSFGTFFSETGAGKYVPRAVFIDLEPTVVDEIRNGHYRQLYHPEQLISGKEDAANNYARGHYTIGKEIVDSVLDRMRKMADQCTGLQGFLIFHSFGGGTGSGFTSLLMERLSVDYGKKSKLEFSIYPAPQVSTAVVEPYNSILTTHTTLEHSDCSFMVDNEAIFDICKRNLDIERPSYNNLNRLIAQIVSSITASLRFDGALNVDLTEFQTNLVPYPRIHFPLVTYSPIISAEKAYHEQLSVAEISNACFEPANQMVKCDPRRGKYMACCLLYRGDVVPKDVNAAIASIKTRRSIQFVDWCPTGFKVGINYQPPTVVPGGDLAKVQRAVCMLSNTTAIAEAWSRLDHKFDLMYAKRAFVHWYVGEGMEEGEFSEAREDMAALEKDYEEVGADSAEAYEEEEDEY from the exons ATG AGGGAGTGCATCTCTGTACACATAGGCCAAGCAGGTGTACAGATGGGCAACTCCTGCTGGGAGTTGTATTGTCTGGAGCATGGCATCCAACCTGATGGCATGATCACCTCTGGCAGCACTTCCTTGGCTGATTCCTCTTTTGGCACTTTCTTCAGTGAAACCGGAGCTGGGAAGTATGTACCCCGAGCTGTCTTTATAGACCTGGAGCCAACAGTTGTAG ATGAGATCCGCAATGGACATTATCGCCAGCTTTACCACCCAGAGCAGCTGATCAGTGGCAAAGAGGATGCTGCCAATAACTATGCCCGTGGCCACTACACTATCGGCAAGGAGATTGTTGACTCTGTGCTTGATCGAATGCGGAAAATG GCTGACCAGTGTACAGGCCTACAGGGATTCCTGATCTTCCACAGCTTTGGTGGTGGAACTGGATCTGGGTTTACCTCTTTGTTGATGGAGCGTCTGTCTGTTGATTATGGCAAAAAGTCCAAGCTGGAGTTTTCAATCTACCCTGCTCCCCAGGTTTCCACTGCAGTGGTAGAACCCTACAACTCCATCTTgaccactcacaccacacttGAGCACTCGGACTGCTCCTTCATGGTTGACAATGAGGCCATCTTTGACATCTGCAAGCGCAATCTAGATATAGAACGTCCCTCCTACAATAACCTCAACAGACTCATCGCACAGATTGTGTCTTCGATCACGGCTTCTTTACGCTTTGATGGCGCTCTTAATGTGGATCTCACAGAATTCCAGACCAACCTGGTTCCATACCCTCGCATCCACTTTCCCTTGGTTACCTACTCCCCCATTATTTCGGCCGAAAAGGCTTATCATGAGCAGCTGTCTGTAGCGGAGATCTCCAATGCTTGTTTTGAGCCAGCCAACCAGATGGTGAAATGTGACCCTCGCCGTGGCAAGTACATGGCCTGTTGCTTGCTCTATCGTGGTGACGTGGTGCCCAAAGATGTCAATGCTGCCATCGCCAGCATCAAGACCCGTCGCTCCATCCAGTTTGTGGACTGGTGCCCCACAGGCTTCAAGGTGGGGATCAACTACCAGCCCCCCACGGTGGTTCCAGGAGGGGACCTGGCAAAGGTGCAGAGGGCCGTGTGCATGCTGAGCAACACCACGGCCATCGCAGAAGCCTGGAGTCGCCTGGATCACAAGTTTGACCTGATGTATGCCAAGCGCGCCTTTGTGCACTGGTATGTGGGTGAAGggatggaggaaggagagtTCTCTGAGGCCAGAGAGGACATGGCTGCCTTGGAGAAGGACTACGAGGAGGTTGGAGCAGATTCTGCTGAAGCttatgaggaagaggaagacgaaTACTAG
- the LOC113590654 gene encoding tubulin alpha-8 chain-like isoform X3, which translates to MGNSCWELYCLEHGIQPDGMITSGSTSLADSSFGTFFSETGAGKYVPRAVFIDLEPTVVDEIRNGHYRQLYHPEQLISGKEDAANNYARGHYTIGKEIVDSVLDRMRKMADQCTGLQGFLIFHSFGGGTGSGFTSLLMERLSVDYGKKSKLEFSIYPAPQVSTAVVEPYNSILTTHTTLEHSDCSFMVDNEAIFDICKRNLDIERPSYNNLNRLIAQIVSSITASLRFDGALNVDLTEFQTNLVPYPRIHFPLVTYSPIISAEKAYHEQLSVAEISNACFEPANQMVKCDPRRGKYMACCLLYRGDVVPKDVNAAIASIKTRRSIQFVDWCPTGFKVGINYQPPTVVPGGDLAKVQRAVCMLSNTTAIAEAWSRLDHKFDLMYAKRAFVHWYVGEGMEEGEFSEAREDMAALEKDYEEVGADSAEAYEEEEDEY; encoded by the exons ATGGGCAACTCCTGCTGGGAGTTGTATTGTCTGGAGCATGGCATCCAACCTGATGGCATGATCACCTCTGGCAGCACTTCCTTGGCTGATTCCTCTTTTGGCACTTTCTTCAGTGAAACCGGAGCTGGGAAGTATGTACCCCGAGCTGTCTTTATAGACCTGGAGCCAACAGTTGTAG ATGAGATCCGCAATGGACATTATCGCCAGCTTTACCACCCAGAGCAGCTGATCAGTGGCAAAGAGGATGCTGCCAATAACTATGCCCGTGGCCACTACACTATCGGCAAGGAGATTGTTGACTCTGTGCTTGATCGAATGCGGAAAATG GCTGACCAGTGTACAGGCCTACAGGGATTCCTGATCTTCCACAGCTTTGGTGGTGGAACTGGATCTGGGTTTACCTCTTTGTTGATGGAGCGTCTGTCTGTTGATTATGGCAAAAAGTCCAAGCTGGAGTTTTCAATCTACCCTGCTCCCCAGGTTTCCACTGCAGTGGTAGAACCCTACAACTCCATCTTgaccactcacaccacacttGAGCACTCGGACTGCTCCTTCATGGTTGACAATGAGGCCATCTTTGACATCTGCAAGCGCAATCTAGATATAGAACGTCCCTCCTACAATAACCTCAACAGACTCATCGCACAGATTGTGTCTTCGATCACGGCTTCTTTACGCTTTGATGGCGCTCTTAATGTGGATCTCACAGAATTCCAGACCAACCTGGTTCCATACCCTCGCATCCACTTTCCCTTGGTTACCTACTCCCCCATTATTTCGGCCGAAAAGGCTTATCATGAGCAGCTGTCTGTAGCGGAGATCTCCAATGCTTGTTTTGAGCCAGCCAACCAGATGGTGAAATGTGACCCTCGCCGTGGCAAGTACATGGCCTGTTGCTTGCTCTATCGTGGTGACGTGGTGCCCAAAGATGTCAATGCTGCCATCGCCAGCATCAAGACCCGTCGCTCCATCCAGTTTGTGGACTGGTGCCCCACAGGCTTCAAGGTGGGGATCAACTACCAGCCCCCCACGGTGGTTCCAGGAGGGGACCTGGCAAAGGTGCAGAGGGCCGTGTGCATGCTGAGCAACACCACGGCCATCGCAGAAGCCTGGAGTCGCCTGGATCACAAGTTTGACCTGATGTATGCCAAGCGCGCCTTTGTGCACTGGTATGTGGGTGAAGggatggaggaaggagagtTCTCTGAGGCCAGAGAGGACATGGCTGCCTTGGAGAAGGACTACGAGGAGGTTGGAGCAGATTCTGCTGAAGCttatgaggaagaggaagacgaaTACTAG
- the LOC113590654 gene encoding tubulin alpha chain-like isoform X4, whose product MRKMADQCTGLQGFLIFHSFGGGTGSGFTSLLMERLSVDYGKKSKLEFSIYPAPQVSTAVVEPYNSILTTHTTLEHSDCSFMVDNEAIFDICKRNLDIERPSYNNLNRLIAQIVSSITASLRFDGALNVDLTEFQTNLVPYPRIHFPLVTYSPIISAEKAYHEQLSVAEISNACFEPANQMVKCDPRRGKYMACCLLYRGDVVPKDVNAAIASIKTRRSIQFVDWCPTGFKVGINYQPPTVVPGGDLAKVQRAVCMLSNTTAIAEAWSRLDHKFDLMYAKRAFVHWYVGEGMEEGEFSEAREDMAALEKDYEEVGADSAEAYEEEEDEY is encoded by the exons ATGCGGAAAATG GCTGACCAGTGTACAGGCCTACAGGGATTCCTGATCTTCCACAGCTTTGGTGGTGGAACTGGATCTGGGTTTACCTCTTTGTTGATGGAGCGTCTGTCTGTTGATTATGGCAAAAAGTCCAAGCTGGAGTTTTCAATCTACCCTGCTCCCCAGGTTTCCACTGCAGTGGTAGAACCCTACAACTCCATCTTgaccactcacaccacacttGAGCACTCGGACTGCTCCTTCATGGTTGACAATGAGGCCATCTTTGACATCTGCAAGCGCAATCTAGATATAGAACGTCCCTCCTACAATAACCTCAACAGACTCATCGCACAGATTGTGTCTTCGATCACGGCTTCTTTACGCTTTGATGGCGCTCTTAATGTGGATCTCACAGAATTCCAGACCAACCTGGTTCCATACCCTCGCATCCACTTTCCCTTGGTTACCTACTCCCCCATTATTTCGGCCGAAAAGGCTTATCATGAGCAGCTGTCTGTAGCGGAGATCTCCAATGCTTGTTTTGAGCCAGCCAACCAGATGGTGAAATGTGACCCTCGCCGTGGCAAGTACATGGCCTGTTGCTTGCTCTATCGTGGTGACGTGGTGCCCAAAGATGTCAATGCTGCCATCGCCAGCATCAAGACCCGTCGCTCCATCCAGTTTGTGGACTGGTGCCCCACAGGCTTCAAGGTGGGGATCAACTACCAGCCCCCCACGGTGGTTCCAGGAGGGGACCTGGCAAAGGTGCAGAGGGCCGTGTGCATGCTGAGCAACACCACGGCCATCGCAGAAGCCTGGAGTCGCCTGGATCACAAGTTTGACCTGATGTATGCCAAGCGCGCCTTTGTGCACTGGTATGTGGGTGAAGggatggaggaaggagagtTCTCTGAGGCCAGAGAGGACATGGCTGCCTTGGAGAAGGACTACGAGGAGGTTGGAGCAGATTCTGCTGAAGCttatgaggaagaggaagacgaaTACTAG